The sequence ttacgaatttagcctttgtcgaaaatccaccatctacactaccAAAGAAAATAACTAATAAAATAGATGttatccaaagagatttttggtggggtaaGGATGCTGGAGGCAAAGGATATTACCCTAAGGCATGGCTATGCCTTTGTAAACCAATTATTAAAGGAGGATTAGGTTTTAAGGATGCTAGAAAATTCAATCTTACTATGCTGGCCAAGTTAGCATGGAGAATGGTAAAAGAGCCTGATGCTCTGTGGGTAAAAACTATGGGTGCTAGATATTTCAGAAACAAATCTCCTCTGAGAACTAAATGTTCTGCTAAAAGCTTCTGGACTTGGAAATGCATTAGACAAGGATTAGATTTAGTGCAAAAATACAGTATTTGGGAAGTGGGAAATTGGCAGAATATTAACATTTGGAAGGATAATTGGATACCATGACTACAAGAAACCTTACAACAATTTAATACTCCTAGTAACAACCATCTGATTAGAGTCTCAGATTTAATTGATATTGAAACTAACTCTTGGAATTTTCCCTTACTTTCTTTGATTTTTCCTAGTGACACAGCTAACAAAATTAGCCAAATTTATCTCTTCAAAGATGATAACCATGAGCTTAAGAAGGACCAAATACACTGGTCCTTAACAAATTCTGGTAATTTTACTGTCAAATCAATGTATGAGAAGTTGAACGAAATCAGACAGGATGTGACGAGCCTGTCCTTACCAGAATCCTTCTGGAAATCATTATGAAAACTTAATATCTTTGGAAGAATTAAACTGTTTCTTTGGAGGTGTTTACGGAATGCTCTGCCTATTAATGCTAAACTTTTTGGTAAAGTTAAAGATGTCGACCATTTTTACACAATGTGTAAGACTGAAATCGAAACAACAGAACATCTGCTTTTCCATTGCCCTTATGCTCAATCTGTCTGGAATTCTCCTCCTAACCCTGTCAACCTTAATATAGATGCTTCAGATTCTATTCTAGATTACTGTAAAAAATAGGTGTCTAACACCAGAAATGATACTTCTATTGAACTCTTACTTACTACAAtgtggtttatatggaaagaaaGGTGTGATAGAACTTTCGAGAACAAAACAAAGAGTGTTAATACCTTAGTTATAGAAGTACAAAGGCATATAGAATGCTGGTTCTCAGGAAAACAAAAAACACGTAAGAAAAATTATGCTGGAAAGAAGAAACCAATTCCTATTTGGAAATCCCCAAATAAGGATTCACTAAAGATCAATGTAGATGCTACTTGGATTTCTGATCTATTACCCTCCACTTATGCTTTTATTTTGAGAAATGAAACAGGTGACAATGAAGGAGGAAGTGCAGGACAAGCAACAAGTTCAGATCCACAAGAGGCAGAGGCTATAGGCACCCTTTAAGCAACAATTTGGGGTAAAGAAAAACAATTACAAAACTTCAGCATAGAAGGAGACTGTGAGAAAATCATCAACTACATAAATGGTAAAAATGTAGACATTTCCTGGAAAGCTAAGGCTTATATTTTGGAGGCTAACAGAATAACTCAATTCTGTgacaattttttgggcttttcttTTATTCCTAGACTAGGTAACCAAGTAGCTGATATCTTGGAATAACATGTTAGGTCTTTAAATTCAAGTCTTGAATGGATTTTATCCTCCAATTTGTAGTAGAAATCAAAttttagtagataaatctaatattgggAACTCTTAACATCCCATTTAGATGGCTCTACTTTTATTGTAACCGTGACTCCTTTTGAGTCCTAGTAGTTTTATGCAATATcttacttacaaaaaaaaaaaaaccttccaGGTGACCTCGTCACAGCACGAAAGACGATGAATGCAACAACACAATGGACGGAGAGCGACACTAAGCGGGTGTGTTGTCTAGAATCTAGATGTGAgaatgttataaataccctcAGTATTGGTGGGCCTTGCACAAACACCCTTGAGGGATAGAAAATAATTTCAAACACACAATATTTGGTTGAATTCCTATTTTAACCTTTTACttctttcatttcttcttcttcatttgttcGACAAAATTATCAGAAGAAACATGACCGCCACAATGTCCTCCTCTGCCCTAAACCCACCGCCACCATCTCGATCGCCACCGACACTTCCTTCCAAATCGcgccaccaacaccaccacaacAACTGCAACATCCAGTATTAATATCTCCACCGCCACTAGACCAAGAACAAACAGATCTAGAAATAAGATCGATTATATTTCTCGATTTGTATTTTcgtgatgaaaattgaaattcaatcTCCGTAGTTCTAAATTGGCGATGGACATCAAAGGGGATTCAGGTgatttctttcttttctggtTTAATTTTATGTTGGTAATGGTGGTATTCTAActagttgttgttattgttgttggtgCGGGTGAGAGTGGGATGATGGAATTGGTGAGGGAGACAGTGACGGTTCTGGTTGTTTaggtggtggtggagatttgATTATGCTACATTTTCCGGTATGAGTTTACtatcatttttcaaatttacatttTGCTTTGATTTGGTTGTTTCATGAATTGTTTTCTAAGGATTGGGATTGAGAATTAGAGATTTAGAATACGATTTTTGATGAGATAAATGTTCAAATCTTCAAGACTATTGTCAGAGCACTTTTAGGTCAAATTGTTGTCAAGTGTTGATATTAGAGAGAAATTCATGTAGGTTGGTCGTatttaaacttgttcaaaatgtGGAACAAGATGCAATGATAATTTAATCTTCATCATATTATAACCACAAGCAGTCCTAATATATCAGTTTTGGTGAGACAGTAGTGCCATCTGTTGTGCAAACTGTAGCTTCACACAGTAGGTGCAACGTTTAATGTCCtggtgcttcccaagtcctttcgagagattttaatgttaAAGTGATGCCCACACTAACAAGAAGACCGACCATTATTGATGCAAGGATTTTAAGGTTTTATACTTTTTTGCTTTTTGAGGTTACTTGTAACAAGAAGACCGACCATTATTGATGCAAGGATTTTTTGCTTTAAGGTTTGTCGCTTCTTTTACCAGCATACTGGCCGAAGTTCAGTTAGAAGGTTGTTTCTTATGTTGGGGGAATTCGTAATGTATATTAGTTGGGTTGACGGTTTTCTtctatgtttttattttcttatcgtcttcaTTAACTAATGGTGCTTCAGACTGATGATTTATACAGGCTTCAGTATTGCTGCTGGAGTGCCTCGCCGACTATGTTGCTGAGCTATCACTCTTTGACTATGGAGAGCAATGTTGCTTCAGTCTTTAGTAGTTGCTTCGGTTGTTTTCTTGGACAGATTTATACTGACACCTACAAAAAGACCTTTGGTATGTTTTCTTGCAATCTTGAAAGGCAAAACTTCAGCTGCATACAAGTTACTTATGGTATCTTTTTCTCTTGGTCGTTGATATAATATTATGTGATAAATTGTCGGCACAGAACCTGTGGTGCAACGGTAGCACGACTGACTCAATGTCAGAAAATGTGTGTTCGAATCACGCTAGGTTCACTCACTTGTATATACTTTTTAGGTCTCTTGTTTCTGTACATTTTTGTTGGAGAAAACTTGTGCAAGTTGCCTTCagtttggagacaacttgaactAGCTGCTTCCaaatttggagacaacttgtgcaACTTGCCTTCAGTTTGGAGACAACTTAAACAAGTTGCTTCCaaatttggagacaacttgtgatAGATGGCTCTATTAATTTTGGCAACTTGTTCCTTCCCACTCTTTTTTTGGAATCAACTTAAGCTAGTTGCCTCTGTATTTAAAGACAACTTGGGATAGTTAGTTCCATTTGTTTTACCAAATTGTACACTGTTTTGTTGGCTAAGGTTATTACAACCAGGTAATTTAgtaaacttttttcttttgtttaacaGATTAGATTTTTCATAAATCATGTTTCTCTGTAAATGGATGTGTAATCTGGTAGGGTCTATGATTCATTTAGATATAGAATAATGAATATATGTTTTGATGTACGAATGTTTTCATATTGTAGTTGGAGTTGTACTTCTACATGTTGTAGTGGTGGTGATGGTAGCTGTTTTTGCAGCGGTATTATTAATGGTTATTATTGTTGTTATAGCAGTGTTTGTTGTGTTTGCAGCAGTGGGGTGGCAGCGGTGGTGATTTATGTGTTCGCAGCAATGGTGTTGGTAGTGGTGGTAACAACATCAATGGAGAGATTACGTTAAAGTGAGATACCACATGTTCCTGGACTCCACTTTTTAGAAACAACTTGACCAACTTGCTTCcacttttggagacaacttgactAAGTTGCTTCTACTTGTGTAGACAACTTGTGATAGCTATGTCATGTTCTATAGCTTTAAACATTTTCAATCactcaatttttatttatttttaatcacAGAGATTTTTCTAGTTGCGTTGTTGTTCCTGGTGATAAAAGTTGCAGATCATAAAGGAAGAGGTTTACAAGCACAATACCCCTTATTGTTTCCGAGATGGCGAGAAGCATGATGAAGTTTCCGAGACACGTACATCATGCCTCTCATTGTTCGAAAACAAGTTGGGAGACCAAATGTTGTTCGGGATCGCAGTTACAGGGAACGAGTCCTCAAAAAGAGGAAGTTTGGTCACTATGCCATGCTTGCATATCACAATTTATGTAGCACTATGTCCAATGTTTAATTTTCTGAACTTGTTATttttgttcttatatttttgaaggtggcatgttatgtttcatttttcatttgttCAACGTTTATGAacttgttatatttgttatggattgaacctttctttttctttttagtttttgctTGTGTTAAATGGTCTGCTCCAGGCAGGTTTCTCTCCAGATTTTGGAGACAACTGCACCAAAGTTACTTCCATTTCTGGAGACTACTTGAGCAAGTTGCCTCAATGTATTTTTGAATCTCTTGTTCCTGTATACTTTTTTTTGGAGACAACTAGCAGCAAGTTGCTTCCATTTTTGGAGACAACTAGCAGCAAGTTGCTTCCATTTTTGGAATCAACTTGAGCAAGTTATCTTCAAGAAAAACAAATGCCAGGGTCAGTTTGTATTTTGTCTATCTCTTTTTAGTTAAACATACCTGCAATCACATCATATGACGGTATCTGCAATCAAATTACGATTATACTATACCCTATAATCCCATCCAATCATTCATTCAATAGTTTTATAACTAAGACTAACAAAAGTATTTATTGTTCACGGTAACACATTTACGCAAAGAGGTTTATAACCAAGACTAACAAAAGTATTCTTGCTAACAGTATACATGCTCAATCATTCTAACAAAAGTATTCTTGCTAACAGTATACATGCTCAATCATTCATCCGAACTTGTATCTTATTCTTTTTGAAGCTTTCATTCATCAGTTGTATTCAAGATAGAAACGTCATCCTAACCCTTCTCTTGTTTACTTTATCAACCATTTTATTTCCTCTAACTTCCATCCAACATATTTTATGATGTTCCTGCAAAGATAGATTTTAGACAGGTCTTCACATTGTAAACTTGATTTGTTCTCATTGAGTTGTAGATCATACATACGCCATCTTCTAGTGCAAGCGACAACCAACGAAATGGGTGAATTCCAATGTACATGCACACGGGGATCAACAATTTCTTGTACtcataatccttttttttttgtaagtgcaATTCATTGTTTTCGGTTCCGAACAATCCATATCATTGCATTTTGATAAAGCACAGAGGAAACATTCATTATTAATGAAACAACAAACATATTTTTAAGCATGTAATGGAaacaacttgagaaagttgcttccaaTTCTGGAGACAACTTGAGCAAGTTGCTTCCATTTTCTGGAGACGACACGATCCTAAAACTAAACCTGACAATAACCTTATAGGCATTTACCTAAGCCTGACAATAATGATAGTAGCATGACAATAACACAATGAGAAATGTAGAAAACCATCTGCAGAAGATAGTCGCATTCATATTCATCTACTTTTCAAACGACACAAAACAATAAGAAAAGTTGGAACAAACTTCTGGTTAAAAAGCATGTTACTTACCTGTTTTCTTACTCTACATTTGTTATTCACAACAATTTAACATTTAGGCTAAATACTACAACATTTGAATTCTATTGAAAGATAAATTTCTTACTGAATTATACATTGCATATACATTCTGAATTCAACATCAGGCCATCAACATTAAAATTAGAGAAACTAATACAATTTGGCGGTTGATTCATTCAACATTTTCAGaaataaaatatcaaaaattaaaaacatgttCAACATTTCTTTCTAaaattagaacaattaacctaaCATTATCAGTTGTAACCTAACTACCCAAAAACCTTTGGTATCTTCAATTATATTATAATTGCACAGTAAAATTCGAACTGCTATACTACTAATTCAAcaataaatgaatcaaaatcacTATGGAATTAAACAGAAACACCTAAACCAGTAAGCTTACCTTTACTAATTTCTTTAACACCAACAGAAGTTGTTGGTTCAGTTGTTTTCGATCGCCTGAGACAttaaatcaaagaaaattatTATTAATTTAACAGAAAACAATAACGGTGTAAAAAACTAAATCTATTTGAAACGTAGATGAAAATCAATAAATCGAACAATTTTTTGAGCATAAATTATGTAGAGACCCTAAAAAATCGAAATCAAATTAAACGTAAACTGATCTGAGACACAGAATCATTGTTTACCTGCGATTTAATCTTTTCAaaacgttgttgttgaagatccatggTAAATCAATTTATGAAACTTAATTTTCTCGTTTTTTTGGGGTTTAGTCAGATTTGATCTTCTAGAAAATGTAATAGTATTAATCTACTGATTTTTGATCGATTTGGTGTTTGATTTCGAAGCTTTCATCTGTTTTTGTATATTTCAATCAGATATGTTTCGGTTTTTCGTCTGGAGAGgaacaaagaaagaaagagatggaAATACCAGTCGAAGAATCAAAGGTTTGTAACGGTGATATGTCTTCTTAAAGGAGGATATTTTAGTAATCTGATAATTCGGGTTTTGGGTTTTAAAAGCTTAGGGGTATAAATTAAGTTTGAAAAGGTAATTTTGCATGGGCCTCGTACTAGGGGTATATAGATAATGTTTTCTGTCTAGATTATAGAATAAAGCAACAACCATTCTGAAAAGTAGGAAATATcaattggtcctacaaataatatattagagagagtctagtccaattgacctagtcaattgtctgtttggtcctatttgataatataaattatagtttggtcctaaaaattatagtttggtcctagggtgatgtcatggatgatgtaaatgtcatcttgtagtgacagaaatacccttttggataaggaccatatatatagtcaaaaagtaagagaaaaagaatcattctcagatttactttctttctcctatatttcagatctgaaaattttctctctctttttcttttttattttcttcccgctagtgatgaagaagatgaagatgatgatgaacgattctctcttctctttatttttttctctgctagtgatgaagaagatgaacgatgaacgatgatgatgatgaatacgatgaagttttgcgtttttttttgatgttttgcttctgttttgatgatgaagacggtgaggttgaagattctgctgctatttatgatgatgatgaacctttATCATCTTACATGCTTGGGTATGTTTCGGATCtataaaagaagatgaagatgacggagttcatttctggaatgaactccggtttgtgatgaagattttgatgttttcccgtctgttgttgctgctgatgatggagaggatgaagatgatgaagatgagttgttgttgctgatgaagaagatgaagatgacggagttcatttcaggaatgaactctggtttgtgatgaagattttgatgttttttcttgatgaagatagatttatgtttttcttcatcgttgctgctgctattgttgaagatgatgaatttgatgaagttcattcttgaaatgaactctgttttcttttgaagatgatgatgaaaacgatgaagatgatgaagatgacgatagatttatgttgaagatgacgatgaagacgatagatcttgattttttgatgtttgttgctcgtgttgaagatcttgaatttgatgttgttgttgatgatgaagaagaagaagaaaacgatgacgACGATTTCATGGATCTGTTGCTGTTTGAAgacaacgaagatgatgaagatgatgctacTGCAGTTCATTTCtacgaatgaactctgatttttatggatttttttgtgtgtgttcatgtaaagaatgaactctgtttttttaggtttttatatgaagttcatttctggaatgaactctgttttttcagGTGAttatacggagttcatttctggaatgaactctgtttttttaggtgattatatggagttcatttctgggaatgaactctggttttttaggtttttttatatggagttcatttctggaatgaactctggtttttttatgttttatatggagttcatttctggaatgaactctggttttttttatgttttatatggagttcatttctggaatgaactatgtttcttaggtttttatatggagttcatttctggaatgaactctggttttcttaggtttttatatggagttcatttctggaatgaactctggtttttaggtgatttctgaaaaaataagtagaaattaacaggagttcattttgacgaatgaactgctacaaaaaataagtagaaattaacacgtAAGGGTACTTTTGTTCATTTAATatctttaaataattatggaccaaacactAAAGAcgtttgaccaaaggactaaacTGACATGAGCCCACCTAAAAAAGACCAAACGATTATTTTCCCTTCCGAAAACATTAATGCGGCGCTCACGGTTACGGCACATGCCTCTGACCGTGAAACGGGACTTTGCTGATTTGCTCCAAAGGCATACTTCAAGAAGTTCCAGAATAAAAACCCTAGCAATTTTACTCAAATAATCGAATTAAGGTTTTAGTTAAATCTCGACTTCATCGTGAGATCTGAAGATATGTTATCCGCTTTAAGATCCAGGGTACTtcaatcatcctcttcatcttcttctggtattcagtcgtggaaattagggtttaatcgattaatatcatcatcaccatcaccatcaccatcaccatcttcttcttaCGATGAGAGTTCAGGGTATCTAGAGTTAGAAGAAGTAGAGAAGATTCTCATTGATGTTAAAGCAGATAATATAAAAGTCATTCCTGTTAAGGATCAATGTGATTGGACAGATTTCATGGTTATTGCTACTGGTAGATCAACTTGGCATGTCAGGAACATTGCTGAAGCTCTAATTTACAAGGCAGGTTCTCTTACTTTctctatattatatatatatatatatatatatattctaaaatgAAAAACCCTATTTTTAAGATCTCCAGTTAAAGAACCGATTTTAAATTGGAAACTGCAGAAATTCATAGAGCCCTAAGTCCATATAAAACCTGCTCCTGCACCagttccaccaccacctctgcctCCCCCTTCCCCTATCCTAAGCACACTAGCTCCAGCATCAAAACCTTCACCTGCCCCAATTCCTGCACCACCTGGCACTAATCCACCTTCACAAGCAGCCCCATCACGATGTCCTCTGCCATCACCGATGCCACACTCTGTTCCAAATTGGTGGAGTTGGCTCTGGGGGTGGAGTTGGGCGAGGTTTAGGAGCAGGTGAAGGTGTTAAAGTTGTTGTAGCTTGTAAACAGTTGGTGGAGAGCTAGCAGGAGGTGGAGATGGTGGAGGGGAAATTAGGTGGTGGATGCCGGCAGAGGTCTTGGTGGTGGAGGTGGATTTGGTGTCTGGGTTGGGAGTTTGGTCATGCTTGGGGACAGGTTGAAGTTTTGGTGCTAAAGGTTGTGTGTGTCTTGGGTGGTGGTAGAACTGGTGGAGGCTCCATACATCTTCAATTCATAAAAGAATCTCAAATGAAGGaacatatgaaaatgaaaattgattgaactCGATAAATGATCTGAGAAATCCTTAAACCCTAAATCCGTTCGTATTTATGGATTGGTTTTATATTATATTACTATTACAACTAGTGCCATTGTTGAAACAGCGTTGGTTTAATTGCTATGGATAGgtaaaaaagaaacaagaagggTTTGAAAGATTACTGTTGCCCAGTGTACAAGGTCAAGAAGGAGGAAAATGGATTGTTATTGATTCTGGTCAGTAATGCCCATCAATTTTAATTGTTTGAAACAGGATTATTGCGCTGATTACCCCCCCACCCCACCCTTAAATTCTGTTCTGATTCGtagagtttttttctttcttttcctgtGTTTGTTTTTGCAGGTAAAATAGTAGTTCATGCTCTTGATGAGAAGGCAAGAGAGTACTATAATTTGGAAGGTCTATATACAAAAGAGGCGCTTGCAAAGAGGGTTCCGGATCAGGTGAGTTTATAGTTATTACTGTGAGTGTAGGGCTTTAGACTATATGGTTTAGCATAAATGCTAAGATTTTTACTTATTCACATTGATCGAGCTACCAAACACACTCTTAGCTTGTGTAATTGTCATGTTGAATGCATTTGGATTTGAGGGTTGAAGGAGCATAATTATAACTGGATCAAATTTGCTGCGACTAGTTTTAGGCAGCTCTATTTTGTATCCAAACTTGGCATTGAAGTGGTAAATCACTTAGCAGAGCTTAGTTGAAATATCAAACTAAATTAACTTGATGCAAATAAGTGTTGTTAAGCAAACCAGTTTATTTCGAAAAAAAGGTTGACGACTGCCTCATCACAAATTCACTACCATTTTGCGGCTAATAGGCTGGTGAATATTTGATTTATTGTTTGTCCCTTGCTACGCTTAATTATCAGTATTTTGTAGTAAAACTTGAAATTGTATTATCTGGTAAGATTCAAAAGCACTACTTATGAAGGTTTTTTTCTCTTAAATGTGCTGGTGAAATTAATCAGTCTGAATTTTTTAGGAGAAAGAGAACTTGAAACATGCTGCAGTGGAATTTTTTTTACGATCTTTTTAAAATGTGTTTCAAGCATATATTCGGACTGCTAATACTATTTTCCTTCATTCAGGATTTGGACGTTGCTTTTGTCAAAGTTCGTCCAATTAATAATTCTAAGAAGAAGAAGCCTGTGCAGAAGACTGCCTGAAAGTGGATTTGTCAGCTTTATTAGCTAGAGAGATTCATCTCAGTTTGTCCAAGAATATACTGAACTTGGATGGCATCTTGAAAATTATATTCAAGTATTGCTCTTTGTTTCTTGCAAGTCTATTACTAGTGTGTTTTTTCTTGAAAACtagttttccttttttctttccgGATCATGCATTTCTTTGTTTGCTTCTATGTGTATGGACGTATGGTTTAACCTGTACCTGTAAATCATTCCGTAGATACTGAACTCATATTTAACACCTAACAGCATGTTTTTTTTCCTCCCACTATATGGATAGAGCCCCTCAATACAAGTCTACCTCTGGTTTCATTGATAGTGTGGGATCTGGTTGTTGCGAAAAACCGTTTATTACGTCTTTGTAGTGATCCTTTATTGGTTTACCAATATTTCATTCCCATAGAGAAATTCAATATAGCCATGATAGCGAAGATAGGTTGGAAACTAAAAGAAAACCCTGACTCGCTACCTGCGAAAATCTTAAAAGCAAAATATTATTCCAACTGTGACATTCTTCACATAAAAAACAAACCCAAGGATGGACATATAGGGTTTGAAAAGGTATAGACATgtaacctgttataggggcggaAGGTTTTATTAGAGGGGCTGAACCATGATAataatgtccctctagttggttaaaGAAGATCCTATTGGTACTGTAAATTGACCAAATTACCCTTTTAGCTTTAAATGGACTAATTTACCTTCCTTTTTTAAATAATGAATCAGAAGAGAGAAAACTAAATCAGTCTTCttaatcttctcttcttcatcattaaccgtaacctccattaaaattgaaaagTTCATCGTCTTCGATTTAAGACTTATATACCTTATATGAGGGTTTAtttcgaaaaacccagttagggtgtagtttattttctttgatttaagttaaatttgtatcaaaaattagggttttagatgaaaattgaaattcaaaattTCGGGTTAATGTGAGTTACGGTTgcttttaactcaattacgaaccgtaactggagattttgatgttgttatggtttgtaatatttcaattacgTTTTTTTTTGCAATTGAAACTTCACTTACGGTTGATATCGACATCACTATTACAAACCGTAATTTAGTTACTGTATGTATTTGTATCAACATTATCAACCATAAATATTCCTGTGTCTCAACTTATGTTTCAAATAATGTTTACAGTTCAACATTTTAGTAGATATACCAACCGTAgtttagttacggttggtctcgtgtGTTACGGTTCGTATCGAGTATTTGGTTACCAATCGTatctggttttacgattgggtttttcccaaatttaaccagttacggttggtagttcatcttttacgaaccgtaacttagatttacggttggttacgtgcacaattccaaccgtaattagctctaaaaatgtaaaagttttgattttttacgtactttaaataattttgagcaacaaaaagctaattggaactaatttagaagtatacctggaaTTTgcaactggaatcactcattttggttgagtgaatcaaaatttagggtttcacaaatatcacaaaaggttttcttttttttctcctctacacttttttttctttttctaaactctaaaatctgattttgttttgttttagagttaatata comes from Papaver somniferum cultivar HN1 chromosome 7, ASM357369v1, whole genome shotgun sequence and encodes:
- the LOC113298176 gene encoding protein Iojap-related, mitochondrial-like, which produces MLSALRSRVLQSSSSSSSGIQSWKLGFNRLISSSPSPSPSPSSSYDESSGYLELEEVEKILIDVKADNIKVIPVKDQCDWTDFMVIATGRSTWHVRNIAEALIYKVKKKQEGFERLLLPSVQGQEGGKWIVIDSGKIVVHALDEKAREYYNLEGLYTKEALAKRVPDQDLDVAFVKVRPINNSKKKKPVQKTA